One Loxodonta africana isolate mLoxAfr1 chromosome 4, mLoxAfr1.hap2, whole genome shotgun sequence genomic region harbors:
- the DNAJB7 gene encoding dnaJ homolog subfamily B member 7: protein MADYYEILGVQRYASPEDIKKAYHKVALKWHPDKNPENKEEAERRFKEVAEAYEVLSNDEKRDIYDKYGKEGLHNGSGSHFDDPCENGFRFRKPDDVFNEFFGQRDPFLFDFFEDSLEDLLISPRCPYGSRSSKGTESFPSTFSEYPAFERRFSSYDRGNTSYGSLGHEGLSSFSSMAFEDSGMSNYISVTTSGKAVNSGNINMKRIIENDQEREEAEDEGELKSFLMYGMADDEGFVEECSWRRQSFSNYSPNSYSPKHVPQCTFVDNDEQGTPWVNGSWDPCIFSAGFKEGGKRKKKKHKEVKKKKSTKRKS from the coding sequence ATGGCGGATTACTATGAAATTCTAGGAGTACAGAGATATGCTTCACCTGAGGACATTAAAAAGGCTTATCACAAAGTGGCTCTTAAATGGCACCCTGATAAAAATCCGGAAAataaagaagaagcagagagaagattTAAAGAAGTAGCTGAGGCATACGAGGTGTTATCAAATGATGAAAAACGAGACATATATGATAAATATGGCAAAGAAGGATTACATAATGGAAGTGGAAGTCATTTTGATGATCCTTGTGAGAACGGCTTCAGATTCCGTAAGCCAGACGATGTCTTTAATGAATTTTTTGGCCAAAGGGACCCATTTTTGTTTGACTTCTTTGAAGACTCGCTTGAGGACCTTTTAATTAGTCCAAGATGCCCCTATGGAAGCAGAAGCAGCAAAGGTACAGAATCCTTTCCCTCTACCTTCAGTGAATATCCGGCTTTTGAGAGAAGATTTTCTTCATATGATAGAGGAAATACATCATATGGTTCACTGGGGCACGAGGGCCTTAGTTCATTCTCTTCCATGGCATTTGAGGATAGTGGGATGAGCAACTACATATCTGTTACAACTTCAGGTAAAGCAGTTAACAGTGGAAACATAAATATGAAGAGAATAATTGAGAATGATCAAGAAAGAGAAGAAGCTGAAGATGAGGGTGAGCTGAAGTCCTTCCTCATGTATGGTATGGCTGATGACGAGGGCTTTGTAGAAGAatgcagctggagaagacagtCATTCAGCAACTATTCACCAAATTCCTACAGTCCCAAACATGTACCTCAGTGTACTTTTGTGGACAATGATGAGCAAGGTACACCTTGGGTCAACGGCAGCTGGGATCCCTGCATTTTCTCAGCAGGATTCAAAGAAGgtggtaagagaaaaaaaaagaagcataaagAGGTGAAGAAGAAGAAGTCAACCAAAAGGAAAAGCTAA